Proteins from a single region of Verrucosispora sp. NA02020:
- a CDS encoding DUF6082 family protein yields the protein MVTDLARRSMTPTVLLLAVLAILAAVLLSPAGLLWIGERPGYDWSLLGNVGEAYGAASAILAGLALMGVAISLIIQAREAKAAREQALRALHTDLLKMAIDDPGLLECWGPIEQSTDLEWFRKHVYTNLIVSHWQLMWEVDLLSEDHLEVLADQFFKGMAGRRFWAEARGPRMKAETSRRARRFTLIVDRSYQAAVTAGPPADATDGRSSSNDRAVGPDPHESQSGRPQSRAVDLALGAVLGGGVALAARYLVRHGRATSGEG from the coding sequence ATGGTCACCGATTTGGCTCGCCGATCGATGACGCCGACCGTACTCCTCCTCGCAGTGCTGGCGATCCTTGCTGCGGTGCTGCTGTCTCCCGCCGGGCTGCTCTGGATCGGCGAGAGACCCGGTTACGACTGGTCGTTGCTCGGCAACGTCGGTGAGGCTTATGGAGCAGCCTCGGCGATCCTCGCCGGTCTCGCGCTCATGGGGGTCGCCATCTCCCTGATCATTCAAGCGAGGGAGGCCAAAGCAGCTCGCGAGCAGGCACTTCGCGCGCTGCACACCGACCTGCTCAAGATGGCTATCGATGATCCGGGGCTGTTGGAGTGCTGGGGACCGATCGAGCAGTCAACGGACCTGGAGTGGTTCCGCAAACACGTCTACACCAACCTGATCGTGTCGCACTGGCAACTCATGTGGGAAGTTGATCTGCTGAGCGAAGACCACCTGGAGGTCCTCGCTGATCAGTTCTTCAAAGGCATGGCCGGACGGCGTTTCTGGGCAGAGGCGAGGGGCCCACGCATGAAGGCGGAGACGTCCCGACGAGCGCGGCGTTTCACCCTGATCGTGGACCGGAGCTACCAGGCGGCCGTCACTGCGGGTCCGCCAGCCGATGCGACGGACGGCCGATCATCGTCGAACGATCGCGCGGTAGGTCCTGACCCGCATGAGTCGCAGAGCGGAAGGCCCCAGAGCCGCGCAGTAGACCTGGCGCTTGGTGCCGTCCTCGGCGGCGGTGTGGCACTCGCCGCCCGCTACCTCGTCCGACACGGCCGCGCTACCAGCGGAGAAGGCTGA
- a CDS encoding DUF6879 family protein, which translates to MRDLLRMTSGERLSLSAYEADFYATVESIDEPILKTERMQTFREPGSPSWEAFDAGRWDEALLIAAQPNPDLAQFFALLAERESGLHRLRIVELPLTPYLIWELNFLRFRAEAGELIRVLTADKVWEYEQEHGVVPELMVAGDRAVYDVRYDADGTPIGAEKFTEPQVVEGCRSQVRVMLARAEPFDSFFDREVDGLTPPDAHL; encoded by the coding sequence ATGCGTGACCTGCTCCGGATGACGTCCGGGGAACGGCTGAGTCTGTCGGCCTATGAGGCGGACTTCTACGCCACGGTGGAGTCCATTGACGAGCCGATCCTGAAGACCGAGCGGATGCAGACGTTCCGGGAGCCTGGCAGCCCGAGCTGGGAGGCGTTCGACGCGGGCAGGTGGGACGAGGCGTTGCTGATCGCAGCGCAGCCCAACCCGGATCTGGCGCAGTTCTTCGCTCTGCTCGCCGAGCGAGAATCCGGGCTTCACCGTCTGCGGATCGTGGAGCTACCGCTCACGCCGTACCTGATCTGGGAATTGAATTTCCTCCGTTTCCGCGCCGAGGCTGGTGAGCTCATTCGGGTGCTCACCGCCGACAAGGTCTGGGAGTACGAGCAGGAGCACGGCGTGGTGCCGGAGCTGATGGTGGCTGGCGACAGGGCCGTGTACGACGTCCGCTACGACGCCGACGGAACTCCGATCGGCGCGGAGAAGTTCACAGAACCGCAGGTTGTCGAGGGCTGCCGATCGCAGGTACGGGTAATGCTCGCCCGGGCGGAGCCGTTCGACTCGTTCTTCGACCGTGAGGTCGACGGGCTGACACCACCCGACGCCCACCTGTAG
- a CDS encoding phospholipase D family protein → MLWPDIIRRAAKLGTDRELVGMYPRRADLPRSIFREAIARAESRLWFGGYTSYFVWLEVPDGAAVLGAKAKAGVDVRFLLGDPDSPVTAERDRLEATPLTLATRIAMTRAEISKVDAGVPVRLSDRHIAMSVWIFDDEAIVATHIGAGLGQDSVTLHLRRAQDGGVFDRYVEHFESLWSDGSPADSQS, encoded by the coding sequence ATGCTGTGGCCCGACATCATCCGGCGCGCTGCGAAGCTTGGGACTGACCGGGAACTGGTCGGCATGTACCCGCGCCGGGCCGATCTTCCCCGATCAATCTTCCGCGAAGCGATCGCGCGTGCCGAATCCCGGTTGTGGTTCGGCGGCTACACCAGCTACTTCGTGTGGCTGGAAGTACCCGATGGTGCCGCAGTCCTCGGAGCGAAGGCCAAGGCTGGGGTTGACGTGCGCTTTCTGCTCGGCGATCCGGACAGTCCAGTCACGGCCGAGCGAGACCGGCTGGAAGCGACCCCGCTCACCTTGGCGACGCGCATTGCGATGACACGAGCTGAGATCAGCAAGGTCGACGCAGGGGTTCCGGTCCGGCTGTCCGATCGTCATATCGCCATGTCCGTCTGGATCTTCGATGATGAGGCTATCGTCGCCACGCACATCGGTGCAGGGCTCGGGCAGGACTCCGTAACGCTGCACCTACGGCGTGCGCAGGACGGCGGAGTGTTCGACCGGTACGTGGAGCACTTCGAGTCGCTGTGGTCCGACGGAAGTCCCGCCGACTCGCAGAGCTGA
- a CDS encoding MaoC/PaaZ C-terminal domain-containing protein, translating into MTDTLLYALGVGAGADELRYTTENTAGHPHAVLPSFATLLAADPPYLGEPAVVRHAGETLTLHRPLPPAGRARITAAVTGVHDQTSGALLHHRSEIHGTDGVHLATVERSMFVIGAGGFDGPRAPRTHWQRPAEHPDHTTAHHTRPDQALLYRLNGDRNPLHSDPAVAVAAGLPGPVLHGLCTFGFATRTLLRTIADDAHDRVRRLSARFTAPLFPGDTLTVLVWRRPGGALFQAVDGRGRPVLDQGTLDLHG; encoded by the coding sequence GTGACCGACACGCTCCTCTACGCCCTCGGTGTCGGCGCCGGAGCCGACGAACTCCGTTACACCACGGAGAACACCGCCGGGCACCCGCACGCCGTACTCCCGAGCTTCGCCACCCTGCTCGCCGCCGACCCGCCGTACCTCGGCGAACCGGCCGTCGTCCGGCACGCCGGGGAGACCCTGACCCTGCACCGACCGTTGCCACCCGCCGGCCGGGCCCGCATCACCGCCGCCGTCACCGGCGTCCACGACCAGACCAGCGGTGCTCTACTCCACCACCGATCCGAGATCCACGGCACCGACGGCGTCCACCTGGCCACCGTCGAGCGCAGCATGTTCGTCATCGGGGCGGGCGGCTTCGACGGCCCACGCGCACCACGCACCCACTGGCAGCGACCGGCGGAGCACCCCGACCACACCACTGCCCATCACACCCGCCCTGACCAGGCGCTGCTCTACCGCCTCAACGGCGACCGCAACCCACTGCACTCCGATCCGGCGGTAGCCGTCGCCGCCGGCCTACCCGGCCCCGTCCTGCACGGCCTGTGCACGTTCGGCTTCGCCACCCGGACCCTGCTGCGCACGATCGCCGACGACGCCCACGACCGGGTACGACGGCTCAGCGCCCGGTTCACCGCACCACTGTTCCCCGGCGACACCCTCACCGTGCTGGTGTGGCGCCGCCCGGGTGGCGCACTCTTCCAGGCCGTCGACGGCCGAGGCCGTCCGGTCCTCGACCAGGGCACGCTGGACCTGCACGGATGA
- a CDS encoding IS4 family transposase, translating to MEQSAITSTIRVAAGRFAPGHLGELTQQVPFEMVDAVLAEAGGVQSRVRDLPSRVVVYLLLAAGLFAEVGYRQVWARLVAGLDGLTVALPTSSALSQARRRVGDKPLVALFRLLSGPPAGAARWRGLLVCAIDGTSMFVPDTAANLTVYPRQAGSHGGSGYPMLRLVAVVACGTRAVIDAVFTPISTGELTCAGRLLGCLRPGMLLLADRGFAARQMIEQFASTGADLLIRDKDDRRLPVIRRHRDGSWLSVIGTMTVRVVDAEIVVSMNGKRHVGRYRLITTLTDQRRFPAMDLVTLYHHRWEIETTYLELKSTLRGGRVLRARTPNGISQEVHALLTTYQAVRLAMADATASRPTTNPDRASFTIAVHAARDQITQAAGVIAGTVIDLVGTIGRAILADLLPPRRTRISPRVVKRAISKHRAKGTIDRTNYHATININILETAALTTRPPP from the coding sequence TTGGAACAGTCTGCCATCACGTCCACGATCAGGGTGGCTGCGGGGCGGTTCGCGCCGGGCCATCTGGGTGAGTTGACGCAGCAGGTGCCGTTCGAGATGGTCGATGCCGTTCTGGCTGAGGCCGGTGGTGTGCAGTCGCGGGTGCGGGATCTGCCGTCGCGGGTGGTGGTGTATCTGCTGCTCGCGGCGGGGCTGTTCGCTGAGGTCGGTTACCGGCAGGTGTGGGCTCGGTTGGTCGCTGGGCTGGACGGGTTGACGGTGGCGCTGCCGACGTCTTCGGCGTTGTCGCAGGCTCGCCGTCGGGTCGGGGACAAGCCGCTGGTGGCGTTGTTCCGGTTGCTGTCGGGTCCGCCGGCGGGGGCCGCCCGGTGGCGGGGTCTGCTGGTGTGCGCGATCGACGGCACCAGCATGTTCGTGCCCGATACGGCGGCTAACCTGACGGTCTATCCGCGTCAGGCGGGCAGCCACGGTGGGTCGGGGTATCCGATGCTGCGGCTGGTCGCCGTCGTGGCGTGCGGCACCCGCGCTGTCATCGACGCGGTGTTCACCCCCATCAGCACTGGCGAACTCACGTGTGCGGGGCGTCTGTTGGGCTGCCTGCGCCCAGGCATGCTGCTGCTGGCCGACCGTGGGTTCGCCGCCCGTCAGATGATCGAACAGTTCGCCAGCACCGGCGCTGACCTGCTCATCCGCGACAAGGACGACCGGCGGCTGCCCGTCATCCGCCGCCATCGCGACGGGTCCTGGCTGTCTGTCATCGGCACGATGACGGTCCGGGTCGTTGACGCCGAGATCGTCGTGAGCATGAACGGTAAACGCCACGTCGGCCGGTACCGGCTGATCACCACCCTCACCGACCAGCGCCGCTTCCCGGCCATGGACCTGGTCACCCTCTACCACCACCGCTGGGAGATCGAGACGACATATCTGGAGTTGAAGTCCACCCTGCGGGGCGGACGGGTCCTACGAGCCCGAACCCCGAACGGGATCAGTCAAGAGGTCCACGCCCTGCTCACCACCTACCAAGCGGTCCGGCTGGCAATGGCTGACGCCACCGCCAGCCGGCCCACGACCAACCCCGACCGGGCCAGCTTCACCATCGCCGTCCACGCCGCCCGAGACCAGATCACCCAAGCCGCTGGTGTCATCGCCGGCACCGTCATCGACCTCGTCGGCACCATCGGCCGCGCAATCCTGGCCGACCTGCTACCCCCACGCCGCACCCGAATCAGCCCCCGCGTGGTCAAACGCGCGATCTCCAAACACCGCGCCAAAGGCACCATCGACCGCACCAACTACCACGCCACCATCAACATCAACATCCTCGAAACAGCAGCATTGACAACCCGCCCACCGCCCTAA
- the crcB gene encoding fluoride efflux transporter CrcB, whose product MNWLMVILGALVGAPLRYLIDRTVQARLGTAFPWGTFTVNLLACVALGLLAGFSTATTVPAALQHLIGTGLCATLSTYSTFSVETIRLTENGATLLAVANALGSVLAGLAALFLSSHLAIALLS is encoded by the coding sequence ATGAACTGGCTCATGGTCATCCTCGGCGCCCTCGTCGGCGCGCCCCTGCGCTACCTGATCGACCGCACCGTCCAGGCCCGGCTGGGCACCGCCTTCCCGTGGGGCACCTTCACCGTCAACCTGCTCGCCTGCGTCGCCCTCGGTCTCCTCGCCGGGTTCAGCACCGCGACCACCGTGCCGGCTGCCCTGCAGCACCTGATCGGGACCGGCCTGTGCGCGACGCTGAGCACCTACTCGACGTTCTCCGTCGAGACGATCCGCCTGACGGAGAACGGCGCGACGCTGCTGGCGGTCGCCAACGCCCTCGGTAGCGTCCTGGCCGGGCTGGCTGCTCTCTTCCTCAGCAGCCACCTCGCCATCGCGCTCCTCAGCTGA
- a CDS encoding helix-turn-helix domain-containing protein has protein sequence MSRRRDHNSVPLGRRVAELRAHRGMTQQAFADRLGKSKSWVDKVERGVRQLDRYSVIQEIADALRLDPEMLLGPRRPPPTTPGLDGVDAIRAALACYQHQPERTVTAQQAGRQVAHAWMSYQHGRYPQLVGTLPDLLDATHGLRSLLASTYRITAAVLVKLDHADLAWLAADRAVATAAGDPALAASATIGVAQALRALGHHRLALTAALTAADTTDDDAVRGTLFLQAGLAAAGDGDRRNAHDLLDHAAVLAEGPLDHTDGYHTGFGPVAVQVARSLAAHRLGDTVEAVRRHERALASDDWPRLPPEHRAAHLVDAARAYLDVGDPGRAGHVLLDADSIAPAEVRSRPVARTLLAEIIHRGPAPADVARLAAVIGLIRQP, from the coding sequence ATGAGTCGTCGGCGGGACCACAACTCCGTACCTCTCGGGCGGCGGGTGGCCGAGCTGCGGGCGCACCGGGGCATGACCCAGCAGGCGTTCGCGGATCGGCTCGGCAAGTCGAAGAGTTGGGTCGACAAGGTCGAACGCGGCGTACGTCAGCTCGACCGGTACTCGGTGATCCAGGAGATCGCCGACGCGCTGCGCCTCGATCCGGAGATGCTCCTCGGTCCCCGCCGGCCGCCACCCACGACACCGGGCCTGGACGGTGTCGACGCGATCCGGGCTGCTCTGGCCTGCTACCAGCACCAGCCGGAGCGCACGGTCACGGCGCAGCAGGCCGGTCGGCAGGTCGCGCACGCCTGGATGAGCTACCAGCACGGCCGGTATCCGCAACTTGTGGGAACGCTGCCCGACCTGCTCGACGCGACCCACGGCCTTCGGAGTCTGCTGGCGTCGACCTACCGGATCACCGCCGCCGTACTGGTCAAACTCGATCACGCCGACCTCGCCTGGCTCGCCGCCGACCGGGCCGTCGCCACCGCCGCCGGTGACCCCGCCCTCGCCGCCAGCGCCACCATCGGCGTCGCCCAGGCGCTACGCGCCCTCGGCCACCACCGACTCGCGCTCACCGCCGCGCTCACGGCGGCGGACACCACCGACGACGACGCCGTACGCGGCACCCTGTTCCTCCAGGCCGGGCTCGCCGCCGCCGGTGACGGCGACCGTCGCAACGCCCACGACCTGCTCGACCACGCCGCCGTTCTCGCTGAAGGACCCCTCGACCACACCGACGGGTATCACACCGGCTTCGGGCCGGTCGCCGTCCAGGTGGCCCGCTCCCTCGCCGCCCACCGCCTCGGCGACACCGTCGAAGCCGTCCGGCGACACGAACGCGCCCTCGCCAGCGACGACTGGCCACGACTGCCCCCCGAGCATCGCGCCGCCCACCTGGTCGACGCCGCCCGCGCCTACCTCGACGTCGGCGATCCCGGCCGAGCCGGACACGTACTGCTCGACGCCGACAGCATCGCGCCCGCCGAGGTCCGCAGCCGCCCCGTCGCGCGTACCCTCCTCGCCGAGATCATCCACCGCGGGCCCGCACCGGCCGACGTCGCGCGACTGGCCGCCGTGATCGGCCTGATCCGCCAGCCCTGA
- a CDS encoding DUF4139 domain-containing protein, with translation MDTAEIDAPVVGVTVYPDRARVTRRGGLRLAAGQHRVRVAPLPLGLRRDSVRVGGRGAATVLGVDVSTWRQARSTDAQVVALEQRRREVTDELAELDDADAVEEQRGEFLTRLAERAGGTYARALAAGDAAPGDVAAFTDSVVAQLADSRARRRGLTRRRTELREELAAVGRDLDAAQGKRQPDRLAAEVIVAVEADDTDVELELTYLVEGARWQPSYDLRLVDETMTVTWFGMVSQSTGEDWPECDLRLSTARPAATTGVPELSPWYLDRFRPPPRVAPPVMAAGMPAFGAAPAASLARAAPPVPQELRESVAEVEQGVSAATYRPARPVAVPADGSVHRAVIAVLELPARLDHVTAPVRAAEAHLRATVRNTSEHALLAGPASVFHDADFVASTRLPMWAPGEETEVALGVDDRMRVERKLHRRAEAKATLGSTRRREVEYRITVDNHTSRPATVEVRDQLPVSRDEAVVVRETTVVPPPVERTELGEVTWRLSLAPGESGEIALGFRVDLAKGVELTGWRE, from the coding sequence GTGGACACTGCGGAGATCGATGCCCCCGTCGTCGGCGTCACCGTCTATCCCGACCGTGCCCGGGTCACCCGACGCGGCGGTCTCCGGTTGGCGGCCGGTCAGCACCGCGTACGCGTCGCGCCGCTGCCGCTCGGCCTGCGGCGGGACTCGGTCCGGGTCGGCGGTCGGGGTGCCGCCACCGTGCTCGGCGTGGACGTGAGCACGTGGCGGCAGGCCCGCAGCACCGACGCGCAGGTCGTCGCCCTGGAGCAGCGTCGTCGCGAGGTGACCGACGAGCTGGCCGAGCTCGACGACGCGGACGCCGTCGAGGAGCAGCGCGGGGAGTTCCTCACCCGGTTGGCCGAGCGGGCCGGTGGCACGTACGCCCGCGCGCTGGCCGCCGGCGACGCCGCGCCCGGCGACGTCGCCGCCTTCACCGATTCGGTGGTCGCTCAGCTCGCCGACTCGCGTGCCCGTCGGCGTGGGCTGACCCGTCGACGGACCGAGCTGAGGGAGGAACTGGCCGCGGTCGGGCGGGATCTCGACGCCGCGCAGGGGAAGCGACAGCCGGATCGGCTGGCCGCCGAGGTGATCGTGGCGGTCGAGGCCGACGACACCGACGTCGAGCTGGAGTTGACCTACCTGGTGGAGGGTGCCCGGTGGCAACCCTCCTACGACCTGCGGCTGGTCGACGAGACCATGACCGTCACCTGGTTCGGGATGGTCAGCCAGAGCACCGGAGAGGACTGGCCGGAGTGCGACCTCCGCCTCTCCACCGCCCGACCGGCGGCGACGACCGGCGTACCCGAGTTGTCGCCCTGGTATCTCGACCGGTTCCGGCCGCCGCCGCGCGTGGCGCCGCCGGTCATGGCGGCCGGGATGCCGGCGTTCGGCGCGGCACCGGCCGCCAGCCTGGCGCGGGCCGCGCCACCGGTCCCGCAGGAGCTGCGGGAGAGCGTCGCCGAGGTCGAGCAGGGGGTCAGCGCGGCCACCTACCGGCCGGCCCGGCCGGTGGCGGTGCCCGCCGACGGCAGCGTCCACCGGGCCGTCATCGCCGTGCTGGAGCTACCGGCCCGGCTGGACCACGTCACCGCACCGGTCCGGGCCGCCGAGGCCCACCTGCGGGCCACGGTCCGTAACACCTCGGAGCACGCGCTGCTCGCGGGCCCGGCCTCGGTGTTCCACGATGCCGACTTCGTCGCCTCCACCCGGCTGCCGATGTGGGCGCCGGGTGAGGAGACCGAGGTGGCGCTCGGGGTGGACGACCGGATGCGGGTGGAGCGGAAGCTGCACCGACGCGCCGAGGCCAAGGCCACGCTCGGGTCGACCCGGCGGCGCGAGGTGGAGTACCGCATCACCGTCGACAACCACACGTCCCGTCCGGCGACCGTCGAGGTGCGTGACCAGCTCCCGGTCTCGCGTGACGAGGCGGTGGTGGTACGCGAGACGACCGTGGTGCCGCCGCCGGTCGAGCGGACGGAGTTGGGTGAGGTGACCTGGCGGCTGTCGCTCGCGCCGGGCGAGAGCGGCGAGATCGCGTTGGGCTTCCGGGTGGACCTGGCCAAGGGGGTCGAGCTGACCGGCTGGCGGGAGTAG
- a CDS encoding CrcB family protein — protein sequence MPRDEHRDPAARSPLREPVDPDIVVPPGPPGRVPRQIEILAAIAAGGVLGACARYGAVVLFPTAPAAFPWTTFWINITGCALMGALLVLITERRTAHPLVRPFLGTGVLGGYTTFSTYALDGQHLIGGGRAGTALFYLGGTLVAALAAGWGAATLTRLFLATRPTRDGAAG from the coding sequence GTGCCGCGTGACGAACACCGCGACCCAGCCGCCCGCAGCCCGCTGCGCGAACCGGTCGATCCCGACATCGTCGTCCCACCGGGGCCACCCGGTCGGGTGCCGCGACAGATCGAGATCCTCGCCGCGATCGCGGCCGGCGGCGTCCTCGGCGCCTGTGCCCGCTACGGTGCCGTCGTGCTGTTCCCGACCGCGCCCGCGGCGTTCCCGTGGACGACGTTCTGGATCAACATCACCGGCTGCGCCCTGATGGGTGCGCTCCTGGTCCTGATCACCGAACGGCGCACCGCGCACCCACTGGTCCGGCCCTTCCTCGGCACGGGCGTCCTCGGCGGCTACACCACGTTCTCCACCTACGCCCTCGACGGCCAGCACCTGATCGGTGGCGGTCGGGCGGGCACGGCACTGTTCTACCTCGGCGGCACCCTCGTGGCGGCGCTGGCCGCCGGGTGGGGCGCGGCGACGCTCACCCGGCTGTTCCTCGCCACCCGCCCTACCCGGGACGGAGCCGCCGGATGA